From Bdellovibrio sp. KM01:
TTGTTCGGACCGGATCAACACTTGGGTCGTTGGCTGTCTAAAAAATTGGGCCGCGAAATGGAGTTCTGGAATGGTTCATGCGAAGTCCACGTGTTGTTCAATGCGAACCGCTTGGCCGCTCTTATTCAAGAACATCCAGATGCTTTGATCCTGGCCCACCCTGAGTGTGATGATTCCGTTTTGGCTTACGCCAACGTGATTGGTTCAACTCAACACTTGTTGGACTCCGTATCTGCGAATCCTCACAAGAAATTTATCGTCGCGACTGAGACTGGCATTTTCCACCAAATGCAAAAACGCCGTCCTGATGCCACGTTCATTCAAGCTCCGGTTGTTGATGAAGGCTGTAAATGCAATGACTGCCCTTACATGAAAATGAACAACATGGAAAAAATCAAACGCGCGCTTGAAACGTTCAAACCCGAAGTGAATTTGCCAGAAGCCTTGCGCCTGGAAGCAAAAACATCTTTGGATCGCATGATGGATATCACCAGCGGTAAAGCCGTTACTTGGCCTGCTGAATTCACTCTTTAATCTTCACCCAAGGACTCTGACATGCTGATCATCGACAATCACAAGTTAGAGTCTTTACGAAAACATCTGAACTGCCCCGACTTACAGGTCTTTGCTTACGCTGACTGGGGCAGTGAGAATCCCGATCACCGAAAATTGATTCACTCGCATCGCGATCAGATCATTCTGAATTCCAATACTCCCCTGCATTCAAGTATCGCTCATACCCAAGGCATGGGAGTGTTGATGATTTCATCCCATGCGATAGGCGTAGATGTCGAGAACACTCACCGTGTTTCCGAACCCATCGCAAAGCGCATAGCCAAGCCCGGAGAGTACGAGTCCGCCCCCAGCGCTGCCAGCCTATGGACAGCCAAAGAAGCGTGCTTTAAAGCCCTTCGCCCCTTCCGCCAGCCCTCGGTCCTTTCAGAATTTTCTGTAGGGGATTGGCAAAAAATCACATCCCAGTATGAGACATTCACTCTGCTAAATTACTCTGAACACCAAGCCCCGTCTGCCGGAGCTGGCGTGTGTTTCCAGGAGCAGAAATTTAGTTTTGGTTTTTACTGCGTGAACCTTTAACTTTGGTCCGGTCTTGCCGAAGAGTTTAATAACCTGCAATGTCAGACGAAGAGAAACCTTATCTGACTTTGCAGGAGCTCATAGGCAAGTTTCATTAGGGCAAGGTAGGTATAAATGGGAAACACAGCTGCAAATAAACGGATCGCTCCCCGTAAGGAAGTCACACCGATTCATGTGTCGTATATGACTTCACTGGATGATTTCGCCAAGATCGCAAAAAACTGCGAAATCGTGGAAGCATCTTCATCAGGTCTGCTGCTTTTAGTAAAAAGAGAAGATCTGATTCCCACGGCGCTTAGAAAAAATCTGACGTTGGATGTATTGATCGGCGATAGAGTCTTTATGCATCTGGACGAAATGAACCTGGAAATTTCAGGTGTTATTAAAAGAACAAAACTATTGGGTAAAAAAGGTTTCCACATCGCTGTAGATTACAGTGAAGATGCTCCAGAATATTGGAGAGAATGCCTGATGGATCTTTTGCCGGCTCCTGGAGAGATGGACGAAGAATAGTTTCTGTTTCTAATGCCTATGAGACTAAAAAGGGAATCCGACCGGATTCCTTTTTTATTTGGCGTAACTGTTTACCAGCTCGTCGAGCTTGGCATTGAATATCTTTTGGCCTTCGGCACTGGCGTAGTTTTCTGATTTTAACTGCTGCTTATATTGCTCGAGCTCAATCGAAATGATCTTCCAGTTACTTTGACGAAGCTTTTGTTTATCTTCGTCAATTTGTTGTGCTGGCCCCATGATATCGCGGAAATTGGCGCCCGCTTCCATTTGTCTTTGGAGCTCTTTTTCCCGCGCGCCAATCGCTTCCATCTGAGATTTCGTAGCGCTGCTGGTTTTAAGCACGGATTCGATCTTTTCGTTCATCAATCTTGTCGCCCGGTCATTTTCATAATCCCGGCGCACACGAATTACATTTGCCGGGGAAGCCGTCACCATTCCGTTTTTCATGCCCTCACTGGGCCCCGCCCCCGTGTCAACCCATGTGAAGGGCACATTCAGATCTCCCAGCACTGGCTGAATACCTAAGTTTAAAAAGTTTTTCAGCGCCATAAACTCTGGTTTTAGTGCGGAGTCTTCGTCTGTCTTATCGTTCAAATACTTTGCCGTCGCATTCAACTTTGCCAAAACCTCGGCACGAGTCATCTTTTGAATGTCTCCCCAGTGAAGTTCACCGGGGGCACCGACTTTATCCAGAAGTTTATTGTAATCTGCAATTTCACGGGAAAAATTCTGCACGAAATTCTTTTTTATGTCGGCATAATGGATCAGGCGAATCATTGTGTCTGGCGAAGGTACTCCCACTTGTTGTTCTGGGGGCAGGACTTCCTTACAATGAGCATAATCCTGCAGCTTTTCATAAAATCTGCGCAGATCACTGTCTGAAGTATTTGCCGGAGGATTTGCGCACCCTTCTTCGGCATTCAGATAACAAGTATAAATTTTTGCGTCTTTCAGGTAGGCACTTTCGCACATGGACTGAACATTCGCTAAATCCATCGCAAGCTTTTTACTGGAAAACTTACCACCCACACAGATGGCGGCGTCAGTGATTCTGACACCATCCAAACC
This genomic window contains:
- the nadA gene encoding quinolinate synthase NadA produces the protein MTMSYDVAAEIQRLKKEKNAVVLAHYYEDGEIQDVADYVGDSFFLAKKGQEVKEQVILLAGVVFMAESVKIMNPTKTVLVPELEATCSLVKGAPYDKYLAWRQQHRDGIAVTYINSSAEVKSISDVIITSSNAQQIVNAIPKDRKILFGPDQHLGRWLSKKLGREMEFWNGSCEVHVLFNANRLAALIQEHPDALILAHPECDDSVLAYANVIGSTQHLLDSVSANPHKKFIVATETGIFHQMQKRRPDATFIQAPVVDEGCKCNDCPYMKMNNMEKIKRALETFKPEVNLPEALRLEAKTSLDRMMDITSGKAVTWPAEFTL
- a CDS encoding 4'-phosphopantetheinyl transferase superfamily protein; the protein is MLIIDNHKLESLRKHLNCPDLQVFAYADWGSENPDHRKLIHSHRDQIILNSNTPLHSSIAHTQGMGVLMISSHAIGVDVENTHRVSEPIAKRIAKPGEYESAPSAASLWTAKEACFKALRPFRQPSVLSEFSVGDWQKITSQYETFTLLNYSEHQAPSAGAGVCFQEQKFSFGFYCVNL